tgattataaattaaaaatacttttattttttatatacatataatatatatataaatatatataatatattatatattatatataataaatataatttatttttttaagatatttcataaaaaaaaaaaaaaaaaaaacacttgcaatttttatatatatatatattgtaatatattaagaaattattacaaaaatatatcacaactttttattgtattatgaatttataaaaaatttatactACATacatgttatatttttttttcttttttaaggaccaaattcatatttaattttCCGAACTACAAAAgcaaaaaaaacaaaataaaaaaaaaaaaaaaaaaataaaaaaaaacaaaaaaaaaaaaatagttaaattaatataaaattaaatttactgtagtatatattatatttttttaaaaaaacgATGAAGAGATATAAAACACATAAGAGATAATTATGTAGTTTGCATTTATGTGCGCATAACATAATTTAAGATGTGAATTcaagaatatatatttttttagagaaaaagagaatatatataaaattatatatttttatttgtatttttttatttttctgttttatattataggataataataatagagcttataaaataaatacctaataaaatatattattatatatatatatatatatatatatatattttatattatgtaaaaatatgtcAAATGAACGTTCTTTTTCTTCGACTATAAGAAAAAAGCACACcttcatatatatgaagtatagcaatatgtaaaaagaaatgtatatataaaactattttcttttcatttttaacatattaagaggacatataaataagctctttatatatacaatttattcctacacatatatatatatatatatatatatatatatgttcatagACAtgtgaaatatatatataaatgtgtaaaatgatttttctaagtaaataattaaatacatacatatatatatatatctatttatttatattacaaattTTAAACCTTTACagaaaatatttcatatgATCATTTCATTAgagataatatatatatcatacacaatacatatattatatatatatatatatatatatatatatatattatatatatttttttttgtatgaatatattgatacaattccttatattatttgttattatcaattattatatcactcttcacaaaaaaagaaaaaaaaaaaaacaatataaaaagttatgtcctttttttttttttttctcatattaaaatatatatattataattatattatatatttccatccagttatatttctttttttcttttttttattattattacaacggttcttttttcttttatttaaaaaaaatttttcctcataaacatttttttcttacaACAGAAAAATTGGTTTGTGAAGGTTACCTATCGTTATAATTAACTGTAATtatgatatttataaaaacatttaaGAATcgattttttaaaataacttggcacatatatatatatatatatatatatattttcttgaGATAAGAATAACCgcttttaatattttcaaattatataaaataaaatttatgatataatatttatttaccttataaatatgttcattttgtggtattatatatgtgaacATTTTTAAGcctataattattattataccttcagaaaaaaaaaaaaaaaaaattaatatatgcatatatttatttaaacatataaatataaatatatatatattatttaattttcatcttttattaatatactAAATATTGTTGTCGTTctataattaatattattatatatatatatatataatattttttttttttttttttttttgacttaattttatattgtaggagaaatatgtataaataaaataattttccTTTAAAATACattgattatataaaaaattatatttatttaaataatatatgttacaattttaagaataaaataaaaaaaaaaagaaaaacgatgaatgatgataatacaTTAGCCCTATTATATGAAGgaattaatttaattttcGATAAATGGTAAGATTTTAAATGctgttttaaaaaaaaataatattatataattttatatactctatataaataatatatatatatatatatatatatatatatatatgtatatatttacatatttttatttatatttatttattttttttattttcctaTTTATTTGAAGGACTATACTACGTTTAGCTGTTACAAATAACTGGGGAGGAATAAGCTCAGAAgataagaaaaagaaattaattGAATATGTTCACAACTTTGTTACgagtaataataaaataaaataataaaatctGTGTTTCATATGTATTTGTTcaatatatgtattaccaaattttttaactttattttttcctcAAGATAATAATGCAAAGAATAAATTGTGTGATTATTTAAGAGATGAAATGAGTGTTCTTTTTAATGTTGATATTGAAGATGATAGCGAtgtaagaaaaaaaaaagaaaaagggaaaacattcaaatatataaatatcttttttttgttttttttgtatgtgtctatatataatatgatcatataaaaaataaattatttgtataatttataaCGTTTTGCTATCattgtgtatatatattattatatgtctatatatatatatatataatagtgttattttttttattatttttttttatttgttagATTGAAATTGCCGATTTAATACTGGATCTTTATCagaatttaaaaaagaagaattaCGACATTCtagaaaaaattaaaaacataCAAGTATATGATATATCTTGTTcacaagaaaaaaatttaattcaGAATTATGAACAGGACGACGAAGAAAATATGGAAGATGAGTATTCTTCCTCAAATTATAGTGAATATTCAAATGAAGAATCATCAGAcaaagaataaaaataaaataaaacacaaaaaaataaaacaaaagaaaataaaacaaaataaaataaaaagaaaagaaaataaaataaaaagaaaagaaaagaattGAATATTAGAAATgaattcatttttaaaagagcacattttttttttttttttttttttaatataaaaaattaaacagtataaatattatatatatatttatatatattatattttcatattatttacatttacatgttatgtttttattttattttattcattttattttatttatttattttattttttattttattttattttattttattttttattttattttattttttttttttttttttgtttcttttactttcaatatattttcttgttgttaattttatattttttaaacaattcatataatctattaataatattatgtaaagATAACTATAAAAAGctttcaaaaatataagaataataagattaaatgatttatatatattttaaaataattctcttctctttttaaatggtaataaatgaaattaattttttaaaggttttctcaaaaaaaattttttttttttttttttccccctcaatattattactacacacaaattaataatttcctcttttttaaaaatataaaaataacacacatatatacatatatgcatatatatatatatatatatatatatatatatatatatatatatgttgtcatattacatattttgGTGTATCCGTTGATACACatcatattaataatacttcttatgaaaatatcttattttattttatattattattatttcttattaaaattaacaCATAGCTTACTActtttatgaatatatttaatattaaaatgtacCTTTGAGGATTTCTTCAAATGTTAAAAGTTTTGTATGAaatacattaaaaaaaaaaaaaaaaaaaatgtatgaattaaacaataaaaatgatgataacgataaaaatataaattcatttgtaaataatgataatataaacgataagaattatatagatgaagaagatataaaaccaaataattttgtactccaaaatataaaaagagaaaaaaaaaataaagatcACTATGATagttttaaaataaatgatataaaacatttaGATCATGTAGATGATACTAGTCATGAggatataaaaaacatCATAGAACAttcaataaataatgaaaaagaaacatataaggaacaaaataataataataatgatgatgatgatgatgaagatgataACATTTATACATTCGTGTCCTCATCAAACGAAGGAACTTCCAGAAATATTCAAATGTCTAGAAATATGCTACATGAGAACTCTCtagataaaaaatataattctgagataataaaagaaaattatgtAAACGATTATACTGCTGATTATCCTTTAAAGgaacatattaatattaacGAGGATTATTctaaaaattataaaaatgaaacaGCCTTTGATAAGgataacaataaaaatgataatataaagaatcTTGAGGAATACAATTTActatataatgataatataaaaaatgtaggaaaaatagatatacctaataatgataatcaaaattatgttcataatataaataatttaataccaaacgataataattatgatattcatgattataatttaaaaaatgtatcTCATATTGATAACTatcatatgaataataaaaagaacaataacaaagttaataattttagcgagaaagaaaaaattatggaacttcataaaaatgacaaaattacaaatataattatttacaaACGCATGTATCAATCTTTTAtccttttaaaaaaagaatatagAGATCTAATTGATGagcataaaaaaaaaataaatatcaataaaaaattaaattatgaatttaaaagtttaaaaaataatagcTATTATTcaaactttttttttaaaaatgattctgataatttatttgatGATTTGGCAGTAGGAATAAgcaatatatttaaatggatggatatagataataaaattattcaaACAAATTTTCATAAAGACAAAAGGGAAAATAAAACTGATAACGAcgatgataataaaaatggtgttcatgatgataataaaaatggtGTTGATGATAAGAAAAATGGTGTTGATGATAAGAAAAATGGTgttgatgataataaaaatggtgttgatgatgataataaaaatggtgttgatgataataaaaatggtGTTGATGATAAGAAAAATGGTGTTGATGATAAGAAAAATGGTgttgatgataataaaaatggtgttcatgatgataataaaaatggtgttcatgatgataataaaaatggtgttcatgatgataaaaatggtgttcatgatgataataataattatcttcaagataataataataataataattgtattgatgatgataaaaattgtgataatttaaaaaatagtCCTTTTCATGAGAATGCCACTATGAATGAACAAACTACACATAATATACATTCAATCGGaaattatgatgataacataaatgtagaaatagaagaaaaaaaaggaaaactatattttaattcttcTCAAAATGGTATGGATACTATTATTAGCATGACGGATAATCATGATAATATAAgtgatgatgaaaatagAGGAACActtaaaaagaaaaaaaatgaattaaatattttaaataaaaataatagtgGAGAAATCTATTCAAAGGATAAATCCACAGATGAGCATGTGAAGAATACATTATCAAATAAAGACAATTTTAGCATAAAAAGTAatactactactactactaataataataataataataataataatagtaacaataataataataataatagtaacaataataataataataatagtaacaataataataataataatagtaacaataataataataatagtaacaataataataataatagtaacaataataataacaatagtaacaataataataacaatagcaacaataataataacaatagtaacaataataataacaatagtaacaataataataacaatagTAACAATTGTTATTCTCCTAATGAATCTTATGATACTAATAACACCATACAACATAAggaagataaaaaaaatgataaacttttaaataataaaaccacaataattattaaacaAACAAAAGATGAAATACTCACTTCATTGTCGCATACATCAAATAAAATCCAAAACTGTTCAGAAAATTACccattttataaaaaagaaaatatattgtacaaaaataataaaggaataaaggaaaaagaaattatacatgaaaaaatcaaaaaaggatgtattttacaaaatatcaaaatgaaagatgggataattattaataaaactaatatatttcaagATTATAAAACTAAACGAAATTCCTACTTATGGCAAAGAGATACTGTAActagaaaaaaaaatgctAAATGTTATAACTCTCCTAATAAATtagaatataaaacaaaatataataataataatcataaaaaaggatatcaaccaatgaaattaaataatgattccttaaaagaaaatattattgattatataaaaaaaaagttacATAATAGATATAAAACCCTGAACCAAATAAATGATGTAAGAAAAAACAACCAAAATgaaaacaatataatatccCATAAGTTAAACAAAATTAATCAGAACATAAATGTACttaatcaaaatataaaatcaGATTGCCAAAGTATAAATACAATTTCAGAAGATATAGACAATACATTCCTCTTAAATTGGgatatttacaaaaaaacaaataatcAATATGATCAATTCACAAAATCAATTTTCCATATTTGTAgttataaagaaaatgaatatattcCAATAAATGTGAATAATTTCTTCGTGACCAATAAGAAAGTTAATACCACTTCCGATTTCAGCTTGAAATgtttgaaaaaaaatatggaatTTATATTAAGGAAAAGACAAAACAAAGTAATATCTAATTTTAACAAAAATGTCgttgataaaaaaaatatagttgataaaaaaaatatagttgataaaaaaaatgtagttgataaaaaaaatgtagttgataaaaaaaatgtagttgataaaaaaaatatagttgataaaaaaaatgtcgttgataaaaaaaatgtagttgataaaaaaaatgtagatgataaaaaaaatctaATTGATAATCATGCcaaaaataatgataaacaatataaacCTTGTGATAAACTTGGCGCGCTAAGAGATACATCATCtataattttgaaaaaGATAATGTATCAAAAAAAGTcctcttttttatttaataaaaataattttcatatgataaataaGAAATTGAAGTACTGTAAAAAAGGTtgtaataatgatatttcCAAATGTGTTATAAAAACAAGACACTGGAgaaatgttatatataaaacaaacgaggaaaaaaatgaaatattttattttgttcttaaaaaaataataacttcttttgaaaagaaaaaaaaaggaaacatactaaaaacatataaagtaaaattacttcaaaataatgaaaattatatttatatatatatatttcaaattgaaaaatatcCAAAAATGTCTAgtgatattttttttttaactcAAAAAAGTTCCTTGCCTGTTcagaaaaaatattccaTGTTCAGGAAAAgtcaaaaaaaaaaatatatatatgaacaaaCCAGCAAGCTTGATGATTCTgtatatgaagaaaaatgTGAAAAAGATGGAAataaattgaaaaaaaatatgtttcaattttatatgaatgaGCATGAGAAATGTTGTGTTTCACTTGacaaaattaatataaagGAACAAAATAAAGGAAGGGATGATAGCaacaataatgatgataataaaaataataataataataataataataataataataatgattattattattatgatgatgatagTAATATTCATACACACgatgaaatgaaaaatgatACACTTATAGATAAAAATGTCAAAAGCATGGACACGatagaatataataaattccAAACTAAAGATTTAACAACCCAGTTTGAAGAAATGCTTAAACAACATATAGTGACTATGAACCTTTTAGATAAGAAAattgatattataaaaaaggatccaccagaagaaataaataatcataaagatgttgatgataataataattctgatgataatgaagatgctgttattataataggaatgaagataattttaaatgataaatatcTATTCCTTTTTGTTGATGCCTTAAACAGtatagaatataatataaagaaatgGATGGTTTTACatgaagaaatattaatgtCTCATATTAAAGACAATTTAACTATctctaatttttttaaatattataatataaatttatatactttttttgttaatttCTTGAATAGTgtagaaaattatatagaagaattccctttttatttttcaatattatttgaagatatgtttcctttttcactttcataaaaaaaaaaaaaaaaatacatatacatttgTGCATTTCgtatcatataaaatttatattaaattttttattttttaatatttaatttaagccacatatatatatatatatatatatatatatatatatatatgtgagcacataatattcttataaaaaaacTGAAAACTGAATTAActcattttattttttaaagattTTTTTGGTCTAGGCACTTAAATGcatacataaaaaaaaacaaacaaataaataaataaataaataaataatgtaataataaaattaatataaatatgtagaatataatactattatttatttaatattttgtagaacaatcttataaaaatataaatcgGTCTgtcttattttatatattatttggtatatgttatatattatatatataaacagGGATAGACTTATTTCTATAAATatggatatataaataatatatatatatatatatatatatattttattttattttattttatttttttgtttattttattttttatatatataaatatttgatCTAATGCTTAAACAAATTTATCTGTCAAcctaatatattatttattaaggtcaacaaaaaaataaaatttaacatgaaatatattttacttttttatactttggttattttcttttacaACACACAATATGATTATGTcgaaaagaaaaaatatatgacTTGTTTCCCTTCGGTATCTGAAAATGATGAAGTAgacattttttataatagtCCTTCCAGAATTGAAGGGGAAAAAAGAAATCATAGAATATTAGATGGACTTTTAAGAAAAGGtaggaaaagaaaaagaagaagaaataaaagaagCAGAAGAAATCGAACACAAGCtaggaaaaataaaaataaaaggaaaaagagaaaaaaaaatgaaaaattagCGAAACGGAGAAGAAGAAGAGAAAGgaacagaaaaaaaaaacaactaaaaaaagaaaaacgaagaagaaaaaaaaacgaaaagaaacaaaaaaaagaaatgaaaaggaaagaaaaggaagaaagaaaaagaagaaaagaagaagaaaaattaaatttgAAATCGCAAGAAAATAACAATTCAAttaatcaaaataaatttaatgataataataataataatgatgatgataataatgaagatgataataatgaagatgaaCATGAACATGAACAAGATATGAATGGAGtaaataatcaaaatggTAATTATGACAATacacaaaataatataaacattaaaaatggaaaagtaccaataaataataataatatggaatcatccaatcaaaataataatgaaaataataatacaacaAATATtcaaacatataaaaaaaataatgcTTATTCACATTCATATGAAGATCATAAAAACTACCCACTCAacacatataataatgatatacaTACAAAGGTTATTGACCTGGACAAATTAGAACATACTTCCAAAACAGAAATTATAGAAAAGCTTAAGCGGGCTATAGAAATGttacaataaaaaaaaaaaaaaaaaaaaaaaattaaaatataaacaaatatgaaataaaatgcataaataaataaatagatacatacatatatatatatatatatatatatatatatatatacatatgtacatatgtatttttttttttttttttatttgttgtACGAGgttttaaaatttttattctttcataataatatatatatatacatataatataatatggatccaattttttttttatatttttttaatattattaaccTCTGAAAGtttttgaaatataaatattacgTTCTCGTaattccatttttttttttttttacaaacatattaaaaaaatatatgtattatatatatatatataaatataatatgtatgttgcatatattacaactatatataataatataaataaaaagaagagttatatatatatttttatatatatacaatattatttcGTATAggatattatatatataattatatatatatatataatattatatatttgtgtatatatttatttaatagtaatacaataaatataaatcaatccatttctataattttcttatatacaacaaaatatttttttttataaaaaattaaaaggaAAATGTAATACCCacataaacatatatataatattatatatatatatatatatatttatatatatatatgttgtaAAACGAcgtaaataaaatattaaatgtaataattgtataatataaataaatcaaatgtatatattttttattgtttatattaaatatatatatatatatatatatatatcaattttttacttttatattatataaaaaaaatattataatttctataacatatatataaaaatattgtgACGTAAACGACAATATGATTATACGTTATCAATCTTTtagtatatttttttctgaattttttaaatattaatatatatatatatatatatatatatatatatatatatatatatatattaatttttttttttttttttttttttttggaacataatataaaagattCCATATTGAATGATTTGATAAAagttaaatattttatttataaaagataaataaataaataattaaatatatatatatatatatatatatatatatatttatttatttata
This genomic stretch from Plasmodium reichenowi strain SY57 chromosome 1, whole genome shotgun sequence harbors:
- a CDS encoding pre-rRNA-processing protein TSR2, putative — encoded protein: MNDDNTLALLYEGINLIFDKWTILRLAVTNNWGGISSEDKKKKLIEYVHNFVTNNNAKNKLCDYLRDEMSVLFNVDIEDDSDIEIADLILDLYQNLKKKNYDILEKIKNIQVYDISCSQEKNLIQNYEQDDEENMEDEYSSSNYSEYSNEESSDKE
- a CDS encoding hypothetical protein (conserved Plasmodium protein, unknown function), giving the protein MYELNNKNDDNDKNINSFVNNDNINDKNYIDEEDIKPNNFVLQNIKREKKNKDHYDSFKINDIKHLDHVDDTSHEDIKNIIEHSINNEKETYKEQNNNNNDDDDDEDDNIYTFVSSSNEGTSRNIQMSRNMLHENSLDKKYNSEIIKENYVNDYTADYPLKEHININEDYSKNYKNETAFDKDNNKNDNIKNLEEYNLLYNDNIKNVGKIDIPNNDNQNYVHNINNLIPNDNNYDIHDYNLKNVSHIDNYHMNNKKNNNKVNNFSEKEKIMELHKNDKITNIIIYKRMYQSFILLKKEYRDLIDEHKKKININKKLNYEFKSLKNNSYYSNFFFKNDSDNLFDDLAVGISNIFKWMDIDNKIIQTNFHKDKRENKTDNDDDNKNGVHDDNKNGVDDKKNGVDDKKNGVDDNKNGVDDDNKNGVDDNKNGVDDKKNGVDDKKNGVDDNKNGVHDDNKNGVHDDNKNGVHDDKNGVHDDNNNYLQDNNNNNNCIDDDKNCDNLKNSPFHENATMNEQTTHNIHSIGNYDDNINVEIEEKKGKLYFNSSQNGMDTIISMTDNHDNISDDENRGTLKKKKNELNILNKNNSGEIYSKDKSTDEHVKNTLSNKDNFSIKSNTTTTTNNNNNNNNNSNNNNNNNSNNNNNNNSNNNNNNNSNNNNNNSNNNNNNSNNNNNNSNNNNNNSNNNNNNSNNNNNNSNNNNNNSNNCYSPNESYDTNNTIQHKEDKKNDKLLNNKTTIIIKQTKDEILTSLSHTSNKIQNCSENYPFYKKENILYKNNKGIKEKEIIHEKIKKGCILQNIKMKDGIIINKTNIFQDYKTKRNSYLWQRDTVTRKKNAKCYNSPNKLEYKTKYNNNNHKKGYQPMKLNNDSLKENIIDYIKKKLHNRYKTLNQINDVRKNNQNENNIISHKLNKINQNINVLNQNIKSDCQSINTISEDIDNTFLLNWDIYKKTNNQYDQFTKSIFHICSYKENEYIPINVNNFFVTNKKVNTTSDFSLKCLKKNMEFILRKRQNKVISNFNKNVVDKKNIVDKKNIVDKKNVVDKKNVVDKKNVVDKKNIVDKKNVVDKKNVVDKKNVDDKKNLIDNHAKNNDKQYKPCDKLGALRDTSSIILKKIMYQKKSSFLFNKNNFHMINKKLKYCKKGCNNDISKCVIKTRHWRNVIYKTNEEKNEIFYFVLKKIITSFEKKKKGNILKTYKVKLLQNNENYIYIYIFQIEKYPKMSSDIFFLTQKSSLPVQKKYSMFRKSQKKKYIYEQTSKLDDSVYEEKCEKDGNKLKKNMFQFYMNEHEKCCVSLDKINIKEQNKGRDDSNNNDDNKNNNNNNNNNNNNDYYYYDDDSNIHTHDEMKNDTLIDKNVKSMDTIEYNKFQTKDLTTQFEEMLKQHIVTMNLLDKKIDIIKKDPPEEINNHKDVDDNNNSDDNEDAVIIIGMKIILNDKYLFLFVDALNSIEYNIKKWMVLHEEILMSHIKDNLTISNFFKYYNINLYTFFVNFLNSVENYIEEFPFYFSILFEDMFPFSLS
- a CDS encoding hypothetical protein (conserved Plasmodium protein, unknown function) — its product is MKYILLFYTLVIFFYNTQYDYVEKKKYMTCFPSVSENDEVDIFYNSPSRIEGEKRNHRILDGLLRKGRKRKRRRNKRSRRNRTQARKNKNKRKKRKKNEKLAKRRRRRERNRKKKQLKKEKRRRKKNEKKQKKEMKRKEKEERKRRKEEEKLNLKSQENNNSINQNKFNDNNNNNDDDNNEDDNNEDEHEHEQDMNGVNNQNGNYDNTQNNINIKNGKVPINNNNMESSNQNNNENNNTTNIQTYKKNNAYSHSYEDHKNYPLNTYNNDIHTKVIDLDKLEHTSKTEIIEKLKRAIEMLQ